A single Staphylococcus muscae DNA region contains:
- a CDS encoding DUF4097 family beta strand repeat-containing protein: MKKLFIFGMSCFIVFFILGTCVWLFIEQKDKPITKLNRSFDHTHIEELVVNTDIVNVTFQEGKTFHMQYKGREQLNVTQQGRTVQVVERMNGKRKMLNLNPFITNAEELVVTLPPKHLKHLNVTTHIANVNMKDVKVDNVMVWNDQNGEVNLKDCQFKHTQIKGHETFVKIENSELTKGDVNVANGMIFANRTTVGQSLFKLGEGDMHLLKMSPECDLKGIANKGDIEMSYAQVPEHVRLKLQPTNGEAMVEHPNLKNGINGNGKHQIELYTNNGNIVVR; this comes from the coding sequence GTTTTCTTTATTTTAGGAACGTGTGTCTGGCTGTTTATTGAACAGAAAGACAAACCGATTACAAAACTTAATCGCTCATTTGATCACACGCATATTGAAGAACTTGTCGTCAATACAGATATTGTTAATGTGACGTTTCAAGAAGGTAAAACTTTTCATATGCAGTATAAGGGGAGAGAGCAACTGAACGTGACACAACAAGGTCGTACGGTGCAGGTGGTTGAACGGATGAACGGTAAACGCAAGATGTTGAATTTGAACCCTTTTATCACGAATGCAGAAGAACTTGTAGTTACGTTACCGCCGAAGCATCTCAAGCATTTGAATGTGACGACACATATTGCTAACGTCAATATGAAAGATGTAAAGGTTGATAATGTCATGGTTTGGAATGATCAAAATGGTGAAGTGAATTTGAAAGATTGTCAATTCAAGCATACACAAATTAAAGGACATGAGACATTTGTGAAAATAGAGAATAGTGAGTTGACAAAAGGTGATGTAAACGTAGCGAATGGCATGATTTTTGCCAACCGTACCACTGTTGGTCAAAGCCTATTCAAACTAGGTGAAGGAGATATGCATTTGTTAAAAATGTCACCTGAATGTGATCTGAAAGGTATTGCAAATAAAGGGGATATCGAGATGTCATATGCGCAAGTACCAGAGCATGTACGTTTAAAGTTACAGCCAACAAATGGTGAAGCAATGGTGGAACATCCAAATTTAAAAAATGGCATTAATGGGAACGGCAAACATCAAATTGAACTCTATACTAACAATGGAAATATTGTTGTACGTTAA